The genome window acttactatatgccaggagcTGTCACATACTTCATATATGCAGCCCTTTACTGGTAAAGGTAGCCCTTTACCCACCCTTTTACTGAAGTATAACAGAAAACAGCACAGATCATAAACGTatagctcaatgaattttcataCAATGAACacattcatgtaaccaccacaaAGATGAAGAACATTATCAGCACCCTAGAGGGCTCCTCCTGTACCCTTCCAGGGGCTGTCCCCCAACTGGAATGACTGTCTTGACTTTTAACACTATAAAtcattttttgtctattttgaacTCTATATAAATGGATCATACAAGTTGTCTCCTTTTTTACATCTGGCTTCTATAGTCtgacattattattactattttttttttttttacaaaagatgactgctaaggggatcctaacctttgacttggtgttgtcagcaccacgctcagccagtgagctaaccggccatccctatatgggacccgaacccgtggccttggtgttatcagcaccgcactctcccaagtgagccacgggccggcccatataGTCCGACATTATGTTTGTGAGGCTTATTTATATTGTTCCAGATAGTTGTAATTTGTTTGTTCTCATTGCCTTGTGTAAAATATTCTACAGTTTATTCATTCTACAGTTtgggttgttttctgttttctaccaTTATGAATATTGCTGATATAAACATTCTTGTTtatgtcttttggtgaacatatgcTTTTCTGTTATACATATCTatattatgtatacatatgtgtgtatgtatgcacacacacacatagggtGGACTGTAGGTAGGTGCCTTTTTAAATGGGGATCAGAATCTGTAACCGtggtgtgctctaaccaactgatggGTACCTTTTTAAAtgtccattttccagatgaaaaaactgagtctTGAAGAAGTTGATCCAGGAAATAGTagagctgggactggaacccAATCCTGAGCCTCGGCTGTCTAACCACTGGGACTACTGCCTCCCAAAGCATGGGCTGTTGAAAAGTGTTCATAATGTGCCAAACTGGTTGCTGTCattgagggagaaaagagaatgggAAAGCATGGgtcacagaaaaaggaaaacgaTAGCTGCTCGTGAACAGGTAGGGTGTGGTGAGGGTCCCGAGGAAAGGGAGGTCACTTTTATCTTGGGAGATTAcagcaggcttcctggaggaagaagcATTTGAGGAGGAAGGATGAGGGAGATTCTGGGCATGCAGGAGTGATCAGGGAGGAATGTCAGGCTGACAGCTCTGGGGGCACAAGTACAGGAGGCCCTCATAGAGGCACAGGCTCACTCACCCCCACTGTCCACACACTGATGGCTTCCAAATTTATGTATCCAGTCCTGACCTTTCCCTGGATGTccaaactctttttatttttttaaaatccagttagATGTCAAATAGGTATCTCAAACTTAACGTGGCCAAAGTAGTTCTCCTGATCCCCTTCCCCCCACGCTAAAACTGCTCCTCCCCCAGTCATTCCTGGTCTTTGGCACTACCAACCACCAATTGCGCAGGTCCCAGATCTCAACgtcatccttccttcctccatttccccacatccaatccatgaacacatcCCATCAGCTCTATCTGTAAAGCATACCCTGAATCTGACCTCTTCTGACCAGCTCCCTGCTTCCATACTCACCCCTTAACAATTTGATCTTTTTTAAATATCAGGCTCTCTGATTCATGGAAAAAAGGGAAAGGCTTACAGTGGTCCATGTGATGTGGCCCTCAGTTATCTCTCTGGCCTTGTCTCCTACCACCCTCCCCCAGGTTATTCTCTCCAGCCACACCAGGCTCGTGGCTCAAATCCTCCAGGCTCACTCCTGCCTCGGGGCTTTGAGCTgactgttttctctgcctggaacacacCTCCATATCTCCACACAGTTAACTCACTTGCCTCCTTAAAATCTTTTCTCAGATGGCATCTTCCTATTGAACCTACCTTGAGCAccctattttatctattttttattactatatttatcactACACAATCTCAtcttttttgtggccctttactgatttctcactaattctccctccccttttcccatgaCCACCCCATTTTAAATGACAACTTCCCCACCCTGACACTCCTGATCCCTCTTGCAGTCTAACCCCTCCACCCGTTCCTGTAATCCCACTAAAGTGTAAAATCCATAAGGACAGGCATTctgtgtgtttgttattttctttatcccAATCCCCTATGATAGTGTTGGTACagagtaagttctcaataaatattttttaaatgaatttaaaaatcagtgtttcTCCCCTGCTTAAAAGTTTCTGGTAACTtcccactcatttattttttttttatttaatttttttttttttaagatgactggtaaggggatctgaacccttggcttggtgttgtcagcaccacgctcagccagtgagcaaaccggccatccctatatgggatccgaacccgtggccttggtgttctcagcaccgcaatctcccaagtgagccacaggccggcccttcccACTCATTTAGGAATAATTTTATATCCTTTCCATGACTTACACAATTTTCCTGACCCCTGCTcagacttctttctctttctcttcactaACTGTGCTCCAGTCACATTGGTCTCCTTTCTATTCCCCAAACACACTTAGCTTGTTCcaaccccagggcctttgcacaagcCATTGCCTCTGCCGGGGATGTCCTTACCCTAGATCTTTGCATGGCTGATTCCCTCTTGTCATTCAGGCTATGACCTGAATGACACCTCCCCAGAGATTCCTTCCCTGAATTCTCTAGAAAAGCACCACCCACAcacaatcattttttattttgccactctgaattatttatttgtggCGTATCATCTgtctaccctgatttgattattagaACCTTTAGAGCAGGGATATTAGCAGcattgttcactgctgtatccccagcacctataacagtgtttggcatatagtaggtgctcaacaaatattcattgactgAATGAATTAAAGAGTAACTAAATGAAAGAACTAtagcccagagagagagagagaggatttcTCAAGGTCATTTTATTGCTGGTGGTGCTTTTATATTCCTGGACTCTGCATCTCTGTCATTTCCAAATTTATTATGGTTCATCTGTGCTGAGTCTTGGTTTCTGACCTTTAACTATTACTTCCCCCACTCCAGCTAATGCAACTGGGAAGACCCCATGAAATCCCCTTAGGGATAGTGGGAACCCTCTGGCCCCACTCAGTGAGAGCATAAAGGAAGTCTCCAAATTTCTTATCCAAGCACCCTTTTGCCAAGAAGACTCCTACAACAGAACCACAGAAGgaatatcttttttgttgttgttattttgtttgttttcttttatctttacttTTCAGAAGGAATATCTTCAAGGACCAAATAAAAGTAATAGAATTCCTGATGTATTGCAACATAGtcacaggggctggccagttaggtcagctggttagagcatggtgttgtagaaccaaggtcaagggttctgatccccatacctattggccagccaccaaaaaaaattttatatatatgtatatgtatagtcAAAAGATGGCTATATTTTTTGGTGTCTATCTgagatatatataaaaatatatatatacacacagaacttaaaaatatatacacaaaggatATTTTTAAGTTCTGTCATAGAGCTTTGGGATGATATAGCTATTGATACACAGAAAGCTAAGCAATTTAACAGcaataacacatacacacatacaaagcACATACACAATAatttaacacatacacacatacaaagcACAAGACTAActctaggaaaaacaaaaagacaagagaagaaaTGTAATTATAGAGTACTACATGTCTCTCTTGAGAGTAATAGTcacataatcataaaaatataaatattgaacATTGATTCAACCAATAATGATGAAGTAAGTATAATGGCAAGATGGGAGGAGAAGTAATGCATGTGTATTGGTGGGGTGTGTGCACTTGGGGAGCTTAGTACTCAGCTTTCATAGTAGACAGTGAATACAGGATATGTGTCACGGAGACCGCTAATTGTACCCCATATCATCCTTAGagagagaatttcatttttaagctGGGCACATGTCCGTTTAGAATTAGGACacttcagctggttagagcatggtgctgataataccaaggtcaccaACTCCAGGTTTCGATCCCAGTCCAGGCTTCAGCCAGCCACGCCCCATCTCCCCTGCCAAAAAATAATATTGAGACACCTCCCAACCTCTCTTGCAGCTATATATGACATGACACTAGTTCTAGTCAATGGAATATGAGCAGAAGTATCTTGTTCAACTTCCAGGAGGTTCCTTTAAAGGGACAGGGTGTGGTAGCTGGAGTATGGGAAGTTATCCTGGACTATGAATCAGATGGTAGCATCTTGCTCACTGATCATGGAGCTGTCCTGCCATGGACTGCCAACCTGCAGATTGTGTCGACTTGAGAGAAATAGACACCTAGTCCTAACATACgactaaaaaattgaaacatctGGAAACTAGCAGAATAATTATTTAGAGTTATTGagtttgtattagtttcctaaggttGCTGTAACAAACATGATGgcttaaaataaagtaaatctgggctggccagttagctcagttggttagaccatgtgctgataacaccaaggtctggagtttgatccctgtaccagccagtcgccaaaagaaaagaaaaagaaaaagaaaaaagcccagaaatgtgttctctcacagttctggaggacagaagtcTGAAAGCAGGAGGTTAGCAGGTCAGTGCTGCCTCCGAAGGCCCTGCAGCTTCTGgtgcaggtgttccttggcttgggGCGGCAtgactctaatctctgcctcctcttcacatggccttctcctctgtgtcttctGCTGTTATTGTTGACATCTTATTGGTCATTAGATTTAGGTCCCACTCAGATAATCTGggatgatctcatcttgaaatctttaacttaattacatctgcaaagaacttttttccaaataaggttgcaTTCACAGGTTTTGGGTGGACATAACTTATAGGGAGCCACCATTTATCCTACTGCAGAGGTGAatcccagaaaacaaaacagataaaagagTATAAACAGAGTTTAAACTTTAGTACTACAGTGAGTGATTACCTTTCAAGGAGTGGAAGACTATTGAACCCACTTCAGGGaacatatccaaaagaactgaaatcagaatCTTGAAGAGAttatctacactcccatgttcattgcagcatcaaTCACAATAGCCAGTATATGAAAATAacccaagggccggcccgtggctcacttgggagagtgtggtgctgataacaccaaggccacgggttcggatccctatatagggatggccggttagctcactgggtgagcgtggtgctgacaacaccaagtcaagggttaagatccccttaccggtcatctttaaaaaaaaaaaaaaaaaaaccaacccaagtgtccttcaacagatgaatggataaagacaatgtggtatgcgcgcgcacgcacacacacacacacacacacacacacacattcagtggaatattattcacccttCACCCCTAAAAAGGGAggtcctgccatttgcaacaacacggatgagcctggaggacgttatgctaagtgaaataagccagtcacagatgGGCGggtactgcatgattccacttatgtgaggtatctGTAATAGTCAAACTTGGGCTGGCCAGatggctcaattggttagagcatggtgctgataacaccaaggtcaagggttcgaatcctcCTTTCTCAGAGGGTTAAAATAACTTCctgtccagggtttgatccctgtaccagccagctgcaaaaaaaaaaaaaaaaaaaaaaaagtcaaactcatagaagcagagaacacaatagtggttgccagggctgggtGAGGAGGAATGGGAAGTTGTTTTCAATggatataaagtttcagttatgctaAATTAATAAATTCTAGAATTATGCTATACAACAGTTCCTATAGTTAATACAATACTGTGCACTTCAAAATTTAAGAGGATAGATCTCACATAGAGTGTTCTTATCACTCCACCCCTCCCCAAAAAAAGGGAGGCAGGACACAGGAAACCCTGGGAGGTGTTGGATGTGTCTATTACCTAGATCATGGTGATGGTACCATGAGTGTTTCCATGTGTCCAAATTCATCAAATTGGACACCGCAGGAAACATGTGCAGTTATCTGCCAGTGAAGACCCTCGGCCTGCATAAACTTGCAATTTCAGGGCTGACTGTCCATGTCTCACTTCGAAGGTCACTCTGAGGAGGGAGCATCTGCGCTGTGCTTGCTGCCAGGCTAATTTGAGACATTGTGTCTCCAGCTGAGGTCTCGCTGCAGCCCCAAGCCCACCAGGTCTTCTCTGCTCACTGCTGGGGGCACTGCCACTATTGCCAAGGGACCCACACTGTCTCCTTCTGAAAAAAAACAGCCTCTCCAGAGCAAGCCGATCACTAGTgctggggaggaagagagaaagaagaggtccAGGAAAGTCCTGGTTCTTCCCCAGTGTGGTAGGCAGCCTCCAGGATGGCCGCCAGTGAGCCCTCTGCCTGGGTTAATCCTTGTGTCATCCCCTCCCCTTGAGCATGGGCTGAACCTAGTAACTTGCCTCCAATGAACAGAACATGGCAAACATAACAGGATGTCATTTCTGAAATTAGGTTACACAAAGACCGTGGCTTTCCTATTGCTCACCTTTTCTTGCTCTCTAGCTTGCTTTCTCTGAGGGAAGCCAGCTGCTATGTTTTTTGCTGGTTTGTTTTCATGGTACTGGGATCAACCTTGGTGCTATGCtgtcccaagtgaactaaccagccagccatgaaCAACAGCTCGATTGCTGCCCTGTGTGAGACGCTGAGCCAGAGGCATGCAGCTAAGTCACGCCCAGAtatctgacccacagaaactgtgggacaataaatgtttgttgcttaAGGCACTAAggtttggagtaatttgttatgtagcagcAGATCACTAATACACCCAGATAGCGATTTCTAGGATATGCGGAAGGCTTATGCCATAGTGGTAGCTGTGTTTACAAACTTAAGAATTCACATATATTAGCACTTATTCCTCCTCAAGAATCAACATTTCCTCCCacttcttttattctgtttatgtttttaaatactaTCAAACTATAGTGACAGttacaaattctattttttcagctTAATATGGTGCAAGCATTTTCTCACCTCATTAGGCGTCAAAACATTCTTTATTCTCAGCAGCTCTTCAGTAGTCCACCATGAGTGTACCAACATTAATTTAATCGCTCtcctcttttatttgttttgagcTTAAGGTAGAATACAGGGAAGGTCAAAGGCAGGACAGCCTGCAGTTAAGTGCTCCtgattggtttttgttgttttttggaggtttgtttttgtttttggcagctagccataCAGGgaacaaaccctggaccttggtgttatcagctccacgctctaaccaactgagctaactagccagcccatgCTCCTGATTGTTGAACCAAGTCTATACTGtctcctagctgtgtgaccttgggcatgttacttaactcttctgggcctcagtttccccttctgaaCATGGGGTGATAACCATAATTACTCCACGGTTATGAGAGGCATAACTGATCGAGCTAATCCAAGTAAAACACAGCACAGCGCCTGACATGTTTTACAGTACATAGACATAAGCCAGACCATGGTATTCGCATCAGCATTGAGTCTTGGTCCACGGTGCACAGATATGTGGTCAAATGTTATTCTGTGAGTATGTTTTTGAATGAAATCAACATTTAAATTGGTGAGCTTTgggtaaagcagattgccttcataatgtgggtgggcatcctccaatcagttgaaggcctgactAGAACAAAAACTGACCTTCCTCAACGGAGAGTGAATTCTTCAGCAGACGGCATTCAGACCTGAGCTGCAACTTTGGCtgtttcctgggtctccagcccgCCAGTCCATCCtgtagattttggacttgccagcctccagaatcacccgagccaatttcttaaaataaatttctctctctatTCACGTAGAATACAAtcaaagctttatttatttatttatttttaaaaagatgaccggtaaggggatctcaacccttggcttggtgtcgtcaacaccacactcacccagtgagccaaccaaccatccctatatgggatccgaacctgtggccttggtgttatcagcaccgcactcttccgagggagccacgggctggcccacaaTCAAAGCTTTAAACAACCAGTCAGAGCAAAAAGGACTGGAAAACACTTTAATTAATTTACCATCACATATGTGTCCAGGCTTGTATTCAGCATCCAGGAGTGTGTTAGATGCTAACATAGTGTCTTGcttatgtgtgtgtgaaaatctGGGTGAAGAGCTGGGGTTTCTCATCTCAAGCCCCCTTAGAGTGCTTATCTTGGAGTCTGAGTGACAAACCCTCTCTTGGAGCAGGCTGAGCTCCACCTCATCCCTGGACCCTGTTCCTCCAGCTGCCATAAGCCCAGGCCAAAGAGCAATAAGGGGAGCTACAGAGGAGGGCCCTGAGGGCAAGGGGGGCCACACTGGGATGGAGCGCTCCTGGAGAAGACACAGGCCTCACTGCTGCTGAGTTCAAGTCCAGCACTGACTAAAAATgactttgcacctggcccctccttcattctttcctcctGCTTTTTGTGTGTGAGATGAATGGCTCTCAGAAGTCCACCCGCCACAGCCTTGGGAGTCAGGGGAGCAGAAAGCTATTTTGAAACAGCTTGGAGAGCTGAGCCTGTGGAATCTCCACAAGATCTTGGTATGGCTATTGGTGCCCAGCCTGCAGAAATCTCAGAGGGGCCTGGTCCGGGCCTCTCCCTAACTCCAACCCACAGGTTCCATTTCTTGGTACTGAAAACACAACTAGGGGAATAAAGAGTCTACTCCTGGGCTTTTGCTTGGCCTTCCCCAAAAGCTTGGACTCTACACAGGCAGGTCCCAGCCAGGGTGGGGTTTCTAGGACTGCAGGGCTCTGGCTCCAGGAATCATAAAGCAGAGGGGAGAGCCCCTCTCTGCTCCTAGCACCAAACCTCCGCACAGCAGCCCTGTTTGCAGGACTTCAGCCCCTAAGGCACCTGGACCAGATCTCACCAGGAGAGGGAGAAGCAGATGGTGGTGTTTCAAGaaaagctgtgtgacctcagacataTCACTTggcttctctgagcttctgtttctttttctggaaaaGCAGAGTGATAATCTTGATTTTGCAGGGTGACTGTGAGGTTGAAATAAGATAGTGGCAGTGTCAAGGCCTGCTACAGTGGTAGGCACTCAGTGATGGCTTTCTTTTCCCTGGTGAAATCCTGGGCCAGGTGGTCAGCCAAGAAGGAAAGCCCCCAGTAGCAATGGAGGAGATGCTTGTGTGCTGCAGCTGCCTCCTGAGCCCAAGGAAGGGGCCAGCCCAGCTCCAGGGATGAGATTAGAGGTGAACTTGAGCAGAGGAGAGCAGAGGGAAGGCCAGGAGAGGTTGGGGGCTGAGATCTACATCCAGTCCTTGCCAATCTGCTGCTGAGAAAGCAGGTTTGTGCTCTCTGCTCTGCAGACATTCATGCCCCAAAGCAGTTGAAGGGTTGTGGGCAGAGGACTCCAGCTTCCCCCCGGTGGGGTGCTCCAGCCCAAGGGGCTGTGGAGGGGCAGGTTGGGCTGGGGGGCTGGACAGGAGGGCACTGAGCTTAGAGGAAGACCCCAGCAGGCTGCAGTCTGTGGGTGACGCAGACAGGACCGAGCTGGGGGACAGCTGCGCAGGCAGTGTAGTCACCACAGCGGGGCCAAGGGACAGCGAAAGCAGAGGGAATGGAAGGAGGCTGGGAGAATCATGAGGTGGAGGACCTGGAGAGCATTGTTGAGCTGGGAGAGAGGAGACTGGGGCCTGGAACAGGCCCGGCTGCCCCTGGCAGCCATGTTGTCCTTTAGGTACGGGGCCCAGGGGCTGCTCAGCTTGGCCCCAGCTGCCAGGGGGCATGGGAGCCAAGCAGGAGGCATGGTCCATGGGGCACAGGCACTCATGCACATGCAGGGTTCGGCTCCACCACACCAGCTCAGACTGCAGGGCCTGGATCTCCTTCCGCAGGGCATGGTTGTGTTTCTCCAGGGACTCGTGCTGCTGGGGGAGAAGCAGATGGGTGGGAAGAGGGATGTCAGCCAGTAACAGGGGACCAGCACCAGCCATGTCCCCCTCCAGGGTCCTTGATTTCAGGGGAAAGATGCTACCACCTTCTGAATGTCCAAGCTGGGACTCCTTGGCTACCCTCCAGCCGCTGGAGTCACCACCGCCCACCAAGTCTCCCCCATTCTACTCCCTAAGATTGCTCACATCTGCCCTGCTTTCTGTCCCCACTGCTGGTTCCCTGAGCTGGCACCATTTCTTGCCTGGGATCTCCACTGGTCTCCTAACTAGTGTGCCCCCAAACCACCCCATTCTCTTGGCCCAGAGTAAGCATATGGCAATGTGTCATCAATTGCAGGTTAAAACCCTTTAAAGTCTCCCACCACTCCCTGGGTCCAAACTCCCTGTCATGGGACTTGAGGTCTGCATGGTGGCCCCAGTTCAGCCCTCCAGCTTTTTCTCTCCCGCCTTCTTTCTGGCTCCCCTCTCTTCCTGTCCCTCAAATGGACTCTGCCTCCTCACCACACTTCCTGTCTCCTCTGCTGAGACACTCTTTTGGCACCCCCACATCTCCTACATCCCCCTGCCCCGTGCTAATCCTGATATAGCCTTCATGTAGCAACTTCGATGTCATTCCATCCTGGACACATTGAGTCTGCTTAATGCTACTTCCAGACCTCCCCAGTGCCCAGAACTCACCCACCAAAACACTGTGGGGGGAATCCCACACACTTTGGTGGGTGAGTTGTGGGCACTGTGGGAGGATTCACTGGTATGTCCTGTTTGGCATCCCTGAGTCAGCATTATTAAGTTCTGTTCTGCTGAATGTCAGGTTCTGACAATAATCAAtgtgcagttctttttttttttttttttaaagatgaccggtaaggggatcttaacccttgacttggtgttgtcagcaccacgctctcccaagtgaactaaccggccatccctatatagggatccgaacccgtggccttggtgttaccagcaccacacttgcccaagtgagccacaggctggccctgatgTGCAGTTCTAAATAACCATGTATGATGACAATACTGGTAAAAATGCAGACAATTTTATTTCCACGTGTTCATAAGGCTGAATAACTTGAACGACTTCCTTCGGTCCCCTGCCCCTCCTTTTCTGGACACTTTAAAAGAAGAAGTTGCAAGAGTGATTTGCATAATAATGTGTTTAGGTCATGGactcaaagttctttttttttttttttttttttatggactCAAAGTTCTGACAGAAAGCCACCAGCGGCCCCACTCGCAGGCTGATTTCTGCATGTGGAATGATGGATGTTTCTAAAGTGTATTATTAGGTCATTAGGTCACCCTTCACCTAAATACTCCAAAGTCTTCAACTCACCTCCAGGaattgactcattcattcattcatttgccacCTTCAGATCTCAAGTCTCATGACAGGGAGTTTGGACATTCGAGATGGCTCAAATGTCACTACTCAGGGAGGGCTCCCTAGTTAAATCtctaccaccccaccccacccactccctcccctcttgtctactttattttttcccatagcCATTATCACCATCTGACAT of Cynocephalus volans isolate mCynVol1 chromosome 4, mCynVol1.pri, whole genome shotgun sequence contains these proteins:
- the BATF2 gene encoding basic leucine zipper transcriptional factor ATF-like 2, encoding MHLCGVDGLLTGTDSEEKQRHLKKRHKNRVAAQRSRQKHTDKADALHQQHESLEKHNHALRKEIQALQSELVWWSRTLHVHECLCPMDHASCLAPMPPGSWGQAEQPLGPVPKGQHGCQGQPGLFQAPVSSLPAQQCSPGPPPHDSPSLLPFPLLSLSLGPAVVTTLPAQLSPSSVLSASPTDCSLLGSSSKLSALLSSPPAQPAPPQPLGLEHPTGGKLESSAHNPSTALGHECLQSREHKPAFSAADWQGLDVDLSPQPLLAFPLLSSAQVHL